In the Glycine max cultivar Williams 82 chromosome 19, Glycine_max_v4.0, whole genome shotgun sequence genome, GTGGCAAATTAAATTTACTATCTATATTCTAATCCTATGCCACCCTTTCTTACATCTTATCTTAGTTTCTTCCTCACACAGACAGAGTGAGTATTGAATGCTATAAAGCTACCACAAATTCTATAATTTGAGAAAACATTATGGAACCGCCCAAGGGTAGCGGGTGCTAGTTGTGTGACCATTAAAGAggagcaaaaaacaaaaacggaaatattcaattaattacGTACTCTCAACAATGCCCTTTCCctattctcttctctctctctctctctctctcttcccatTGTATATATCTAGCCCCAACTCAAGAAACTGAATCTCAACAACAAAACTTATTCTAACACTATAGTACTACTCTTTTTTTCTTGCCTGAAGTGAAGGAATAATGGAAAGATTTCATGAGGAAGAAATTGAAGAGCCAGTGAGTCCAACAGGGCAATACTTGACAAGCTCTTCACTAAGTGTGTACATTCTTGGTGTCTTGGAAAGTGAGGTTCCCATTGATGACTCTCAAACCGTGCCACTTCTTCAGAATCTCTTCCTTCCCATCAACTCACGTTTCTCCTCCATCATGGTAACCATGTCAATGACTTCACTCACTCGATCCCTCCTTTAATTTGTATTCTTATTTCCCTCTGAATTGCATGTTTTCGCTTTAATTATTGGTTTGGATAAATTTGTATTCTTTTTTCTGCGTACAATGATAGTCATTAACAAGATTTGAACCTAAGACATTATATAAACTATCACAACCTCGTATTATTAGATATCCTTTCAACAAATgtttacatgaaaaaaaataacaaagttaaattaaatgaaaaatgtttgaaGAACACGATCTATTcacataggtttttttttttaacagtttAAAATAAGAGTTTGGTACAgttctttgttttatttcctttttaaagtaaatgaaaaatGTTTGGAGTAGTTGCAGCCTTAAAATCCGTAGTCATGTTTGGAATATATGTTGACCAAATCTGAGGTCTTAATAAAAGGATTAAGTGGGAATGTAATTATTAATGGGACAACATGTGTCATCTGTTCTGTACTTCTGTTTTATTAACTAAACACGAGTGGGAATCAAAGACACAAGAGagaaatgggtcgaagcagcatttttattaggatttatGTAGATATCGTATTGCTTTTCAGGATAGCTTTTGATGgtcgtattttttttataataatagcaACGAGGTTTGAGTATTAAGGACTTCGGTTCAAACTACATAAATCTTTTACTACGTACTATACTAATTTTAgtgagttaaaatttataattgcatctaattttattttattgtttttggtagggtacttaattttatttaaaatttgcttATAAAATTACTAGGAAAAACTTTGCTGCGATGTTGATCGTGagtgaatattaattaaaaaaaaataggtgatACAAATTTTAACAGACCAATATATTAACTAAACTTTCTTTTTTACTGTGTTATTCTATTGTAAGGAGTGGTTTTCGAAAAACAATTTGAACAGAATGGAAAAATACTGGATTTGGGTAGagaagaaagaggaaaaaaagaaaataacatacAGTGATAAGTAATGTGATGGAACaaaaaggaagtgaaaatgagatgaaaaaaataacaattaagttGCACACATACCCACACGTGTAGATCAATAGCTTAGATCTAAATCTAAATCCATacgcacaagaaaaaaaaaaaaaagcagtgcATTACATCgattatttcatttcatcaaaattatacattttttgtCAATATATAATAAAGTTCTCGTTTATTGTTTGTGCTATACACATGCATGTACTGTGTATAAATATGGTACATCATTAATTAGGCATACCTATACGCTTTTACTGTTATTGatggctccaaaaaaaaaaaaaactactaactACGGAGTATTTTGAATTAATAGATTAGGGACAAAAATGGGGAGAAGAAGTGGAAGAAAGTTGAAGTTAAGCTGGAGGACCATATCAAAGTTCCTACATTTCCCAATGGCAAGTCATCCAACTTGTTCTTATATGATGAATACCTTGATGAGTACATGTCCACAATAGCTGTGGAACATTTACCACAAAATAGGCCACTATGGGAACTTCACATTATAAAATACCCAACAAGCAATGCTAAGGGTACCTTGGTGTTCAAACTCCACCATGCCCTTGGGGATGGTTTTTCTCTCATGGGTGCCCTTCTTTCATGCATGCAAAGAGCTGACAACACCTCTCTTCCCTTCACACTCCCATCAAGCCAAAGGCCCAAAGCATCATCAATTTCCAACACCAAAGGGTTTTTCAAGAAATTGCCCTCCATTTTCTTCCAAACTATATCCGAATTTGGATGGAGTTTCTTGAAAAGTAAGTTGATTGAAGATGATCAAACACCAATAAGGTCTTGTGCGGAAGACTTCAAGACTCGCCAAATGACCATCTCAGATGTCACCTTCTCATTGGATCTTATCAAAGACGTGAAATCCAAACTTGGAGTGGTAGGTGAAATATCTCTCTTAAATTAATAACACTAATCtttaataatatgattttgattgtatataattttaaggataaattttactttcatctcgtaataattttatgttttttagttaacttaattatctttttaaactttttttaagcttaacaacattttttgttcatttatgtaCTATAGTCATTTTTCCAATTtggtatttcttattttttgcaaaatttcttttaatttgtatagttttgatttattcattgcTTGACATTTTGATATTTAACGAAAATACCAATGTGCCACTATACATTCGggttaatattttcattaaatattaaatgtcaAGTTAATAGATGAATTAAGATTggacaattaaaataataagggattaaatttgaggaaaaaattaggaaaatcaaattcaagaaatgacataaataaagaaattaaaagtgtaattAAGTCCTTAAATTTATTGATCACAATTTTAATGactattataattttcttcCTTTAACCTAACATTAGGGGGTTTAATTTGGTGAcataaacaatgtttttagaagGACAAATTAAAAGCGAAATTAATAAAGGAGTaacttaattagttttaatcttaattgtcaCTATCTTGATAttgatttgttaatttttgggtTATGTCACTAAATTACAGAGCATAAATGATGTGCTTGCtggagtaattttttttggcattCGGCTATACATGCAAGAAATTAATCTGAAATCAAGCCAAACCCAATCCACAGCATTGGTGTTGCTGAACACAAGAAACATTGAAGGTTACAAGTCTGTTAAGGAGATGATTGAGAAGACCAATAGTCGTTCTGCATGGGGGAATCAATATGCCTTTTTGCATGTTTCAATTCCAGAGCTTAGTGACTCCAAATATGCAAACCCACTTGAGTTTATAAGGGAAGCCCATAAGGATatgaccaaaaagaaaaattctttgGCCACTCCTCTCACTGGCATGCTTCTAGATATGCTCAGAAAACTCAGAGGTCCTGAGGTGGGTAGCTAAGCTTAATTAAATGCTatcatctttcatttttaattctaGGAGACTTGATACTaattaatgcattttttttttaattttatacacttttagattttttttagtgttgTTTTTCATTCAGAACTAAATTAAAGTTTCACATCAGTCATTTATATTGGTCTTTAATGTAAATCTTTGTTGCATGCATTAAGGAagtcaaactttaattttaattaaaaataatattttttttaaaagaattatatctaaatattattctttttaatagtcatttaaatttattagtaaTCATAAAATCATGTAAATCTTACTCATAGTTGAATGAGTGTTGCTTTAATATTCTTAAGTGATTTCCAATTATACAAATTAGTGTATTTTggtaagtatttttaaatttttttattagttaaaaaaattgtttgacgTTAATAATCATGTTTggtaaataaacttattttaattagtaacttatagtaatttttgaaatgttatttCAAATTGCATTTTAAGatgggattttattttattttattgtgtcTATTCTTCCTCTTGCTAAAATTATGattgctattattttttaatagtaacatacataatatataaaaataataataattgaaactaaaaattatacttgaaataattattctataaataaaaaattacaagagtttaaaattagttaaaaatactaaaactacaataattcaaaatatattttatcaataaaattaaattaaaatttatataaaaactcCATACAAagcatgttatttttattacttacaTTGATCAACCACTTCAAAAGATATATAAttgtatcaaatatttataatttaataaactagttTAACAACTTTCACtatcaacaaaaattttaactaaatttttaattttcagtaaCTTTTTTTCTACTATTTTTACCAAACATAACCTTAATTGTGTATaatcatttacatttttttatttatcttaatacGGGTTTCAGGCTGCAGCTAGCTACTTACGCAGTACTTTGAGAAACTCAAGCACAACAATCTCAAACATCATTGGACCAGTGGAGCAAATGGCTGTGGCTAATCATCCAATTAAAGGGTTTTACTTCATGGTAGCTGGTTCACCTGAGGTATGATTGTacttttttgtatgttttttacACGCAATCTTGTCTCCAAAAACATGCATGCACGTGGTATATATAACACGCACACTTCCCTTTCGATTAATCAATCTTATGTCTGAAAGTTTTTAATGATCCCATTAATTTTTGTTCGTCGGTGAATTTTTGTTAGTTGGCATCATCAATGCATGTCAACCAAAAACAAAGCCGTATCTGTTTTGTAGcagaacattttaattaaaaaaaccaagaataatttattgatcaattaatatttttacagtACTACTACCTCCTATTTTTATATCCTTagatgtttaaaattaatatatacttaaattaagaaatatttaaagaagtATAATATTAGAGTTTTGCTAATCAGTATCTTTTAAGGGTAAGATATCAATagatagaaattttttaaattagattaCATTAAAAATCACAGTAGAATGCACGATTAcactttttaataataaaaaaaaatccccaaTTTATTCCCTAACAAGCAAACTCATCACATTGATTAGCATTTtccataatattattatatttagacTTAAATTCCTTACATTGATGCTTGATAGTTGATACCTACAGCTCATactgaaatattaaataagaatttatttgagaaaaaaattaggtAGACTTTGAAACtctaaaacattaaatatttcgggataaaaaagaagattaatttattcaaagagatatattacataaaaatataaatttatttcttaattattttttgtactcGCTAATAACATTGTAATATACTCTATCGTTctgtcatattaattaatttgtctattttaaaagataataaatatattgacgGAGTTGCAGAGTCTCACCATGACGATCATGAGCTACATGGGAAAGATAAGAATTGCATTTGGAGTAGAGAAGAACTTCATCGACAAGCAATTATTCAAGTCGTGTTTGGAGAATTCTCTTGAGATGATAAAGGAAGCAGCAAAAAAGATTTCCGCATAAAATCAAATATGGAAGATAtgtactttttttgttgttgttgtggaagaTATGTACTACCACTATATTCTATCTATATtcttgttaatatttaattattttatttaaatatatgtgaTGTGGTGATTCTGTAATAGAAATTTGTTTCTGAGTGGAATGTATTTTATTGAACTGGAACAGTATCATTACGGCCGGGCATGGCTGTTTTTAGTTGGGAAGTCCCTACATTACATCAAAAAGtagaattaaaaatgtttttttttgtttgatttttatttgtattcgATTGTAATATGAGTTATGCCCTCAAATTtgtcttgaaattcaatttgaaatgaaagcGTTGTGTAAAATAAAACTGCAGGGATTTAAGACAAAATTGAGACAAAATTATGGAACCCAAATACACTTTCATAAACTGAatataatctaaaatataaaagacctaattttataaactttaatccaaatataaaatatattgagaaaggaggctaaattaaattcaaaccaTTTCTT is a window encoding:
- the LOC100777968 gene encoding uncharacterized protein LOC100777968; protein product: MERFHEEEIEEPVSPTGQYLTSSSLSVYILGVLESEVPIDDSQTVPLLQNLFLPINSRFSSIMIRDKNGEKKWKKVEVKLEDHIKVPTFPNGKSSNLFLYDEYLDEYMSTIAVEHLPQNRPLWELHIIKYPTSNAKGTLVFKLHHALGDGFSLMGALLSCMQRADNTSLPFTLPSSQRPKASSISNTKGFFKKLPSIFFQTISEFGWSFLKSKLIEDDQTPIRSCAEDFKTRQMTISDVTFSLDLIKDVKSKLGVSINDVLAGVIFFGIRLYMQEINLKSSQTQSTALVLLNTRNIEGYKSVKEMIEKTNSRSAWGNQYAFLHVSIPELSDSKYANPLEFIREAHKDMTKKKNSLATPLTGMLLDMLRKLRGPEAAASYLRSTLRNSSTTISNIIGPVEQMAVANHPIKGFYFMVAGSPESLTMTIMSYMGKIRIAFGVEKNFIDKQLFKSCLENSLEMIKEAAKKISA
- the LOC100777968 gene encoding uncharacterized protein isoform X1, producing MERFHEEEIEEPVSPTGQYLTSSSLSVYILGVLESEVPIDDSQTVPLLQNLFLPINSRFSSIMIRDKNGEKKWKKVEVKLEDHIKVPTFPNGKSSNLFLYDEYLDEYMSTIAVEHLPQNRPLWELHIIKYPTSNAKGTLVFKLHHALGDGFSLMGALLSCMQRADNTSLPFTLPSSQRPKASSISNTKGFFKKLPSIFFQTISEFGWSFLKSKLIEDDQTPIRSCAEDFKTRQMTISDVTFSLDLIKDVKSKLGVSINDVLAGVIFFGIRLYMQEINLKSSQTQSTALVLLNTRNIEGYKSVKEMIEKTNSRSAWGNQYAFLHVSIPELSDSKYANPLEFIREAHKDMTKKKNSLATPLTGMLLDMLRKLRGPEAAASYLRSTLRNSSTTISNIIGPVEQMAVANHPIKGFYFMVAGSPEIINILTELQSLTMTIMSYMGKIRIAFGVEKNFIDKQLFKSCLENSLEMIKEAAKKISA